The DNA segment TTAAACAGGAATCGAGCAGCTTGTGGGATATCTGCTGCGGGATAATGCATCCCTAAATACGATTCTAAATCAGTTCTTTTAACTTCTGAAATAACTTCACCATGTTCATCGTCATGGAATTTATAAACCATAACCCGATCATAACCTGTAAGCTTTTGTACTTCTTCAACAAGGGTATCACACATAGCACCGATATCTCCACCAGGGAGGGAATTCAGCTTAGAAATCGCTCTAACAACAAGTTTTTGTGACTGAACCGCACCAGCAAAGAATACTGCGGGGTCACTATCGTTAGCCGGCTCTAAATCAATCACAACGGCCACATCAATCCTATGGAGAATTGCATAAAACGGTTTACGTGTAGTTACACAGTGAACCAAAATAGGGTTGAACAACTTGATTTCTCCAGAAGCTACTGCCCTTTCTAATGAATCCCTGGAAGTAGAGGTGAAAAGTGTTCTAGCATCAACTCCAAGGAGAGTTTTCTTCTCAGGATTGTCTAGATTCAAACTCAACATACTAAAACAGTTTTCGCTAAAACTTACGATGCTAAAAGTGGGCTCTTCAACTGCAATCATACAACCAAAAGGTTGAACAAAACCACCTCTTTGAATTTTGGATAAATAAGCAGCCATTTGGTGGTCAGCTACAGCTTCTGGCTCATGCGTAATCGAATTTGAGTAGTTAAAAGATTTACCAGATTCAACAGACTGTTCAAACTCTGCTGAAAGCCTAGCATCAGCACCATATCGAGCCATGGTTGGGTTCATGTTACTTCCACATCTACTTTTATAGATGTTTTGCCACTATCTCTATCTTGTTTCCATTAGCATAAGCAACCGGGCTTAATTTCAACAAAAAAAGTGCAACTTGTTAACAAAAGAGATtaaagattgaaactttttcCTCAATTTATGGCATATATAAACATATTTAGACCATACATTGGAAAATGAAATGGGTAATTTGGAGGCACTATATACTTAAAATAAGTCGTTGAGTCATATTATCAAACAGCTGGTGTGCACTGCTGCTGCTGACGAGTCTTTTCTTCAGAAGTTGTGGGATTGTTTGTTACCTTCTCTTtgtacatatttaaaaaaaagtttacaGGTGTGGATCTGATGTTGAGTTGTATGCAATAATGATAATGATAGTGAGAAACATGACCCCATGGGTGTTTGAAAGACGAATTTGTCGCCGAACGCCGCACCATGTGGTGACGGAGCAGCGACAGAAGAAGGTGACGCACTGACGCCATCAAACGTGGTTGCGACTGTGAAGACTACGTGGCGATTATGAAGTCGACGACCAGACGAGACTCGCTGCTTTCAATTCTAGCCACCCTCCACTTCCGTTTCTCAAATAAAGGCTATTTTTCAAAATCTTCTTGTCTTACTTCCTGTCTAATCCCAATTGCATCAATATGGACCCTGAACCCTCCTGGACCTAAATTCTGTTAAAATCAACCGTTACCCAGTACGATCAAAGGATAAAATGGTTATTTCGTCTTTTTATTATACCATTTGACCGTTATTTGTTAACGGTTGATTTTAACAAAATTTAGGTCCAAGATCCAAGATTGATGCAATTGGGACTATACGAGTATACGGGAGGCAAGGCAACAAGATTTTGAAAATAGAGGGTAAACGTGATTTTGCCCGCAAatctcagggggtaaaattgtaGTTTACTCTTCTTTCTTTTAACGGAGGAAAATAATTAATCTTTATTTTAAGTTAGATTCAGAGAAtgacgtaaaacgtaaacaaTGGTAGTAAATTCTCAAATAAAAGTTGATGATTACAATAGGTGTTTTCTAGTTAATATGAAATTAAGTGCTTAGATAGACGCGTAGATTGCTCCAATCAAAGATTCACACGTTTTAAGTTAAAAAGGAAAAGTGGAGAAGATTGCATAACTTGGGGCAAATTTTAAATTCACGGAATCGAGGCTTCAATCAAGAATTGCAGGTCTGATGTATGGGTCAAACCGCCAGAGGCATATGCCACATGATCAAGCTTGTCAAAACCTTCTCGTCAAATGATCATGGGTTCCGTAACTTCAATCACATGTTGTTAAAAGTTTGGACCCTTTTTGTCCTGTCAATTTTTGGATTAACTCCTTATCAAATATCCTCTAAATTTACTCCACGTCAGTATTTGTTGTGAGATTGAAACCTCAACCACTTAGCAGGAGCATGTGTATTATATACCTTGATAGTGTTAGGCTACAAGTTCTTTGGTATAAATATGTTGCTTTTAGTGAAATGGTTTAGTTTGTTGTGAATGTGTAGTATAATGTTATGGTAGGGGTGAACAAGTTTAGGTtcggaccgaaaataaccgagaaccaaaccgaaaatatacccaacccgacccgaacccaagtacctaggtatttagatcggttccaatttttcatataaaatagggtcgggtcgggtcggttctcggttcttttcatggtgaaacccgactttgACCTATGGACcagaaccgaccctatatttagggtagtgaatcggttcttTATTTTTGTTTGATCAGTTCTCAGGTCGGGTCAGGTAATGGTCGGATAgggtcgggtttttccttttgctcaccctGTGAAATTCATGTTTTGATGGCTTAAAATACATTGCCATTTCTAATGTTGTGATAGCTTAATAAATGGTTCGAATGATAAaattatatagagaaaaaaagtTAAGAATAACATTATTTATAAATTTCATAAAATGGTGTGTAAAGCACATGTTTAAACATGCTTAATAACACTATTTGAAGTGTTTAGAAAAAAAATTGATGTATATAAAATTGAAGAATCAAAAGGTTGGAGTAATCAATTTTGACCCATATATGATTTTGACTAATTAGAAGTTAAATTTAGTTAATTATAATTCtaattagaccatgtgtagtggtttggGTGAATAAATCCCTTATCCTTGGGCGTTTTCCGCCATGTGGCAGTACAGTCAGCAAGGGACATTATTGAGcgttttttctaaaatgggtgtagtggggatgtgagcATTATATTAAAAAGGGGtgttaaacaattaaataaaaaaaatccaaaaaatggTATTGGGCAAGCATAGGAAAGAATGCATGTGATTGGCCAAACAATTGGATGTTTGGCGTGGTTTAAAAAACGTCGGGGggctttttttgaaaaaaaaaacgctaGAAAACACccgtggggggtgggggtggggcaTGATTGGACGTGTTTGAGGAAAAAAACTGGGCAACCAGTACACATGGTCTTAGTCTAAATTGTACTTGAATGTATATTATTTATCAAAAGATTGGAGTAATCAATATAGTTGGTTAATTACatcaatatatattatttaattttcatttaattttattaattgtGTATTATCTTTTTAAAGTTATTACTTTTAAATATATACGAGTATACGGGAGGCAAGGCAACAAGATTTTGAAAATAGAGGGTAAACGTGATTTTGCCCCCAAatctcagggggtaaaattgtaGTTTATTCCTCTTTCTTTTAACGGAGGAAAATAGTTAATCTTTATTTTAAGTTAGATTCAGAGAATGACGCAAAACGTAAACAATGGTAGTAAATTCTCAAATAAAAGTTGATGATTACAATAGGTGTCTTCTAATTAATATGAAATTAATTCTAATTAATATGAAATTAATTGCTCAGATAGACGAGTAGATTGCTCCAATCAAAGATTCACACGTGTTAAGTTAAAAAGGAAAAGTGCAGACGATTGCATAACTCGGGGAAATTTTTAATTCACGAAATCGAGGCTTCGATCAAGAATTCCAGTCTGATATATGGGTCAAACCGCTAGAGGCATATGCCACATGATCAAGCTTATCAAAACCTTCTCGTCAATTGATCATGGGTCCCGTAATTTCAATcacattttattaaaagtttgGACCCTTTTTGTCCTGTCAATTTTTGGATTAACTCCTCATCAAATATCCTCTAAATTTACTCCACGTCAGTATTTGTTACGAGATTGAAACCTCAACCACTTAGCAGGAGCATGTGTATTATACACCTTGATAGTGTTAGGCTACAAACTCTTTGGTATAAATATGTTGCTTTTCGTGAAATGGTTTAGTTTGTTGTGAATGTGTACTATAATGTTATGGTGAAATTCATGTTTTGCTAGCTTAAAAAACATTGCCATTTCTAATGTTGTGATAGCTTAAAAAAATGGTTCGAATGATAAAATTATATACGAGGAAAAAGGTTAAGAATAACATTATATAAATTTCATAAAATGGTGTGTAAAGCACATGTTTAAACATGCTTAGTAGCACTATTTAAAGTGTTTAGAAAAAAACATTGATGTGTATAAAATTGAAGAATCAAAAGGTTGGAGTAATCAGTTTTGACCCATATATGATTTTGACTAATTAGAAGTTAAATTTAGTTAATTATAATTCTTATTAGTGGATGTATATTATTTATCAAAAGATTGGAGTAATCAATATAGTTAGTTAATTACatcaatatatattatttaatttcatttcattttattAATTGTGATATGTGTATTATCTTTTTAAAGTTATTACTTTTAAATATTTACATAAATAACTAGATATAACTTTTCATCATGTAGTGATATCGTTTTGAAAACACattgtaataaaaaaaattaaaacaaaacatcaAGGCTTCcattaatatgttaaataaatacAATACAATAAACTATAATGTAAGAACCTATAGAGAGGGTGCATAGATTATATTTAAGTTTTATAGCCTCTTTTGTATCTAACTCATATTACATCTACTACTCCTTGGGATTCACCAATCTAATCCATATTACATCTACTCCTTGGCATTCACCAATCTAATCCATATTACATCTTCTTTAAGCGTCATTTTAAAGGGGTAGAGATAACCATAATTTTTTCCTTGTAACAATGTGGAAGGAATCACCACAATCGTCTCTCTAATAAGGCATTCATCACATCTTTAACGTCTAACAAATCAAGTTAGTGATCACCTCTACTCTTTTCACTAGCGTAGATGGTGATCACCTTTAGTATTTCTTCCTAATTTTGGTAATAAAGCACCATTCACAACTATAAAAGTGTTTAAATGTAGACGTCATAGTAAGCCCACACACTAGTAGTTGCCAATCCATGATCATTAGACATTTTCGAGCTAAAAGGTCACCAAGATATGACTTAGAATTTTAGATTTATACTATGCAAGAGAGAGTCCAAAATGACTGAAGAAGGCTTGCTTAAATAGTGTGATAAAACAACTTGAAAATTGTTCCAGGTTTTGCATGGTCGGACTGTGCATCCCTTAGGGGAGTGGGGCGGAGCGTTATTTTTCCGTGATGGCCAAAATTAACGCGTGGAACAATTGTGAAGATCACCGCCACTGATGTTTCAACGCGTGATGGCAAGAGTCAGTGATATTTTCAACGCGTTATGGATTTAGTGATGGAACatgtgagggggtgtgagggtttattgtgggtgttgtgagtgatgaccaatgccactaaaaaaggttgtgagtgatggaaaaatggttgatgacatggcggaacttgattgggtgcttgtgagtgatgaaattctatcactagtgaccacccccactccccttagACTCACTCTGTGTTGTGGGTTAACTAAGTTTTCCATTAACTAACAAAAAGTGTTGTCACATCAGCGCTAAGTCAACAGAGTGCCAATAACTAAACTGTCCATTAACTAGGTGTTGTGGGTTAACTACactgtaattattattattattttttatttaaaatcccAACCCAAGTTCCCACTCACTCACtcacccacccacccacccaaCGGCTAGTTTGACCAAACCCAACCCAAGGTCTCTCTCCCTATCCATTAGCATCGTAAACCTGTTAACTATTTCGCCATTAACGAGCACCGTTAACGGGCCAGGGCGGTGTGCCAGTCGCCACCAGCCAACGTTAACGGCTAGCTCGTAAACCCACAATAACTAGCCGTACAACACATGACTTCCTCACTTTTTACCGTTCTTTGAGTCTTCCAAACTTTTTTTCCAAATCACTGGACTGAAAATTGGCATTTTAGAACACACCATAATTGACCACTTCTTTGAGAAGTATTTCAAACATTAAGGTGTTATGCGTACAATTCTCTCGTCAGGTCCTTATATTATTTAGGCGTTGGCAACACGTGTAATGTGTTTTTTCCAAGTGAGAGAGAGGAAAGGGAGAGAAACAAAAAATCCGCCTATCGTCGAAAAAAATGGTTGCCAGAAATGTTCCAGGATAGAGGAAAGGGAGAGAAACAAAAATCTTTAAATTCTTTTCATTTATTTAAAACTCATTTAACAAGAAACCACCATTTAAGTTTTATGTACAACTGCATTTATGATTTTTAACTAAAGATTGTTACGCGGGCGTGTACACACATACATTAAAGTTTTGAATGTTTCTTTTCAAAGTAAGCCATAAGAAAATTCTACAGGACGAACTAGTACAAATATCTGTCTCGGTAAAGTTTGTACCTAAATATTGTACATCAACATCAGATTATAATAAGATGTTCTAACACATTTTTCACAACTTAAAAAAGAATATAAGAGAGTCAAGCATGCATCTTCTATGTGAAGATGATTTAATATCTAAAGATAAAATACAACTTTCAGAAAGGTTTAGGGACTTTGAAATCTATAAGAAGTCAACACAAATCTACCTGTTAAAAGTCAACATAAAATAAAATGTCAACACATATCTAGCTTTTAACAGAAAGTTTTAGACTTGAAGTGGACGCAAATTTACCTATAAAAACTAGGAGCGTTCAAACTGTTGGAAATTAACCTAATGGATTAGGGACTTTTAAACTATATCAAGTCAACACCGGTCTACATATTAAAAGTCAACATCCATGAAAAGTAAACAAAAATCTACCTGCTGCTTGTGTCAAAAACATAAGTTATGTTACAGGCAGAGGAATTTGCATATAATGGTATACGATAATTTACAATTATAAAAGAATAATACCTATTATAATGCATTCGGCTATCAACCCATTAAAGATCATCATTTCACCTGCACATATgcatctaaaaaatcataaaaaaaagtATCTCATTTTGCTAAATAAATCTATTTCCATGACTTGACACAGCCTATCAAAGGTCTTAAAACAATTTTAGTGATGACAGGAAAGTAATAATAGTAATATAAAAAAATTGCCAATAAAGAAAGATATTCATCAGGTAAAAATCAAATCACACTTGATTGCAGTTTCTAAGATTCTATAACTGTACACTGGAAATTAGAAATTTCTGCAACTACAATCTGtcacaataaaaaaaaaaaaaaaaaaaaaaaaaaaaaaaaaaaacaaagtaagaTAAATGAATGAGAAAAGAAAACGTCTTATTTGTATAGATAATTATATTAGGAGCGCACGGAGGGGGTGATAAGCATCTAAGATTTGGAGTAAAATAATGAAAAACAAGGGCGTTTATTCCTTGTTACCGAATCTTTTGGCGATTAGTGGACGGACATCTTCTGCATCTGCTAGTGTCTCAAGGAAGGGTAGTAAGGTAATTAATGCACAATCTGATGGATCATTGAACCAACTCTTTATTGGAATTCCATTATTTACTTGCAATCGGAAAACCTGAAACCACCAAAGGTTGATGAGGCTCAAAAGATAtccaaaaacaaaaacaacataAACAGAAACGCGTCGAAATTCACCcaaagtgtattttttagatgataaaacctcctaaatcattttattaacaaaatagaTTATCGTTGGAATCAGATAATTTTTGTAATCAAATTTgacatgtttaaaaaaaaagagtaaaatgccattttcgtgaggtttggccagttttgtgatTTTGGTCCAAAgatttgttttttcgcatctggatccaaaaggtttgaaatcttgccattttcattcggctcgttaactccatccatttttctctgtaaaatcaggggtatttctgtcttttttgttaacttaaagagcgattcggtctttttcactttatgtaaaaagaccgaatacccctgaaaaagactgaattgcccttaaagctaacaaaaaagacggaaataccccttacttaacagagaaaaatggatgaagttaacgaccatcccggatgaaaatggcaaaatttcAAACCGTTTGGATCctgatgcggaaaaacaaacctttggacggaagtcgcaaaactggccaaaccgcaggaacgaaaatggcattttactcttaaaaaaataaaaaaaatttggaCAAAAGAGTGTTATGTTGACCAAGCAAGATCTACACCTAACAACATATGAtacataaaagaaaaaaaaaattgtaaccaAAAAGCTACCTGTGGGCAATTATCAATTATGGCAACTTTAGCAAGATCAACACCTAAAACAGTTAGATCTTTGGTATAACTTCCATCAGCAAAAATACAAGATTCTCGATAAGCGCGACGAGAGATGATTTTTCCATCTGGATCCAATATATCCAGTAGTTGATTTGCGTAAATACTTTGACTCGCCGTAAACACCACAACTTGAAACATTTCCGAAACCCTTTCCAAGAATTCTTTAAGGTAAGGCCTCCGCTTCACATAGACCGTATGCTCTTTGAAATCAACAAATACCGTAAAACTGAAGTCCGCATCATCACAGTGTTCCAATGACGAGTGGACAAGTGTTTCTGTATATGTCAAAGTCAACAAAACGATAGTCAACAAAATGATTTAGGAGGTTTTATTATTTGATAAGCATAACTTAAAacttaaaaataacaaaaaaaaaggtGCATACCATCTAAATCAAGTACAAGCGTGACACTTTTTCTTTTCCAGGGCGATAAATTTGTTTCCACTTCGGAAAGATCGGGCAGTTTGATAAACATTTGTGGATCCAAACATTCTGCCGGATCCCAATCTGGATAATTATTAACATCGGGTTCTTGATTGCATGATGTCAGCTGATGAATTGCTAGATACAAGTTTGATTCTTCTGAAGCCATTATAGGTTCCGAACTGTTTTTTATTCTGTCATCACAATCATTGCTATCCGCAAGAAAAGTTAGTACCATGTATTCATCGTCTAAAAATATGCTTGATTCATCACATCCATAATCCGGTAAGCATGTAGGTTCGTCAACGGGTGAGCTAGAAACAATCATGTCGGAAATGAAGAAATCTGACACGTTACAACTTTGATATTCGCATGAGTTTTTGTTTATACTGTCACTATCTTTATCTTCTAGCGATGGCGCTACAAGATCCTTTTCACTCCCTAAATAGAGACAATAAAAAACAAAGTTAGTGTTTTACATTTGTGATTTAAAAATGATTTATGTGATTTTAAAAGAGCACAATCAAGTAATCAACTACAATAATTAGATATTCAATTGTTAGTGTCTGACCAATGCTAATATTTTAAGggaaatttacaaaaatgtcagtTGACCAACCGTGTTTTCAAATTTGTCACGTTCCTGCGTCCATGGACGGACCTCTGAGCATGGGATGAGTCGGCATATCATGTTGAAGAGTCCATGTCCATCCGAAGCGTCAGTGGACTCTTCTGAAGCATCAGTGACTCTTCCGAAGCGTCGGTGGACTCTTCTGAAGGAGCGTGATACATGGACTCTTCAACATGATACGCCGACTCATCCCATGCTCAGAGGTCCGTCCACGGACGCAGGAACGTGACAAATTCGAAAACATGGTTGGTCAActgacatttttgtaattttcccATATTTTAAGGCACTTCTAGATATAACGGACTAAAAAACATTAATTTTAATCCTTTTCTAAAAATGATTTTCAATAAGATATTTGTAAAAAAAACGTACATAAATCCAGTAAACATGAATAAATAAGTAATGTTGGTAAGTTTTTGATAACCAGTTTTGCTGTAACTATTTAATAACCAGATAATTATAATCAACTGTCCAAACAGTAAAAACTATATAATACAACTTCAAGTCACAAAATTTCTATAATCAGTTTATTGTTTTACCTCCATCACATGAAGGAGTTGCTTCACTGTTATTGTCTGTTGATTGTGGTATGGGTGAAAAGATAGTTTCTACCGTTGAAGAGCAGTTGGCTTTTGTATGATCCTGCAGTCAGTTAAAACTTGTATATGTAAATATATGGAGTTACAAGGCTCGTTATCATAGATATTAACCCGTTTTAAAAGTAATTTCTAatacgccccgcttgcggtatgcgcatataatgtatatatgtgtgggccatcggggggcaaaagtgaaagtgcactaattttaacgttattttactaatttcgtgaaaataatgttaaaagctgaggacggttaatcatgcatcatgtggtggcgttgatagctgaaagacaaaagggtacatgcactaatcggtctttgtcccgattgctgagtgttatgtgccttatgtcgaaggcttgatgcaaaactactatcgagccgggggtctcactggaagcagcctctctattcctacggggtagaggtaaggctgtctacatcttaccctactcagaccctacctttgctctgctattggtgggatttactgagtatgatgatgatgatgatgatgattaaaagTAATTTCCAAACCTGTATACTTTCTTCATCAAAAAACTCACAACAGCTAGTTTCATCGCTCCTAAGATCCTGCGCAGTGGCTTCACTACAAACAcaatctgcaaaaaaaaaaaaaaaatcaaaagttagTCAAATATGCATAAACTTACACAAGAAATGCTATGCTCTGCTATTACCATCCTTTTTGTTAGATGTAAACGACTCGAGTTGATATTCTTCTTGGAAACTTTTAGCTTGTAACGACGAGTTCTTGAATATCTTGCTCGATCTTTGACAAACATGGAGGCCGTTCTTTTCTCGCAAACAGCCCATGGTTGACTTCATTTTCATCTTTAGTGATGGCATTTGTTCTGTATTTTTTTAGTGTATTACAATACCGACGTAATAACATCAGCAGGAAAATAAGATCCCTCCAAATATCTGCAATTAAccgaaccaaaaaaaaaaaaaaacaattcaaacACGAACAAATAAACATTTAAAGTTTAGAATTCAGTCCTCAAAGAAACAAcacaagatttaaaaaaaaaacaacacagTTTCTAAATCAAATAAACTTCACATGTATTTCTATCTCAATCCATCACTTTCACAAACTCAATCACAAATCAGTGTGTGTGATCTTGCACATATAAATTCCACAAATGAATCATATATAAATTCCACAAAATTAATCATATATAAATCCACAAAATTGATCACATAATTCAACTAAACTTCTACAGGAAGAAaagtaataattaattaattaatttgaGAGAAAAATTTACGAAACAAACAAGCTTAAATTACGAAAAAAAGattaaattcaaataaaataACCACACAACACAATTCTAACAAAAAAGACCAACTCCAATTTCAACAAAATTGAGTTGATAGTCAAAGTCAACAGACAGAGACATGAGAAACTAAATAATATTTCAACAGAAGCAATCGATAAAACTCAAGAAATAGGATAAACAAACCTGAATTTAATTAAGATGAAGTGGATTTAATGAGTGGAAGCAGCAGGCATGGAGTTGAATAACATaaacatacatatatatgtatagatTTATATATTATAAAGATATGATACAATATTCGAATGATCAGAAGTGATTTCTGATGAAGGTAATCAGAAACAGATGATTTATCTACAGTAAAGATTATATGTTTTTGATTGATTACCTGTATCTATCTGTATGTATATCagtatatgtatatacacatcaaACCCCAACCCcaacaactctctctctctctctctggttGACGCGCTTTTATGCCGTCTCTCTGTATTTTTCTCTACCTTTATTACGTCCTTATACTTTATGGAGGTTTCAAGTTTAGTCCCTAAAGTAAATTTTAGTTGGTTGAAAAAGTTATTTAACATTATGGTCTCACGCCACACTTATGTTCCAAGTTTCCTCCCAAGGATTGATTTAGAATCTCACGTATAAACCCACCTTGTTTGGGGGCTATGTCCAAAGTCGACTTCTCAATCGTCATGAGATTGTGCCTCATAATGCATGGGGACTGGATGGAATCTGTAAACTCTTGTCCCCTGTTAGGTTGGAACCCGGGATTAAAGGTCTGATTTGTCAGTTTGCCCGGATGTCCATCGAAAATGGCCCAAGCAGGAATCGAACTTGCGTCTCCCAACTAGGGAGGGCAGACCAATTAACCACTGAACCAAATTCTCAGGACATTTGGAGTTCACTTATTTCATGTTATGTGTGTAAAGGGAGGAGGTGAGTTAATATGTTAATGTTTGTTGAGATTTGGTTTTGTACGAAGATAAATAAACGATAGAATAAGTCGTCTGATATTTTTTAATGTATGTACGGTATTATTT comes from the Helianthus annuus cultivar XRQ/B chromosome 4, HanXRQr2.0-SUNRISE, whole genome shotgun sequence genome and includes:
- the LOC110937388 gene encoding probable phosphatase PSR2 isoform X1 — translated: MPSLKMKMKSTMGCLREKNGLHVCQRSSKIFKNSSLQAKSFQEEYQLESFTSNKKDDCVCSEATAQDLRSDETSCCEFFDEESIQDHTKANCSSTVETIFSPIPQSTDNNSEATPSCDGGSEKDLVAPSLEDKDSDSINKNSCEYQSCNVSDFFISDMIVSSSPVDEPTCLPDYGCDESSIFLDDEYMVLTFLADSNDCDDRIKNSSEPIMASEESNLYLAIHQLTSCNQEPDVNNYPDWDPAECLDPQMFIKLPDLSEVETNLSPWKRKSVTLVLDLDETLVHSSLEHCDDADFSFTVFVDFKEHTVYVKRRPYLKEFLERVSEMFQVVVFTASQSIYANQLLDILDPDGKIISRRAYRESCIFADGSYTKDLTVLGVDLAKVAIIDNCPQVFRLQVNNGIPIKSWFNDPSDCALITLLPFLETLADAEDVRPLIAKRFGEMMIFNGLIAECIIIAGRFLFTFHGC
- the LOC110937388 gene encoding probable phosphatase PSR2 isoform X2 — translated: MPSLKMKMKSTMGCLREKNGLHVCQRSSKIFKNSSLQAKSFQEEYQLESFTSNKKDDCVCSEATAQDLRSDETSCCEFFDEESIQDHTKANCSSTVETIFSPIPQSTDNNSEATPSCDGGSEKDLVAPSLEDKDSDSINKNSCEYQSCNVSDFFISDMIVSSSPVDEPTCLPDYGCDESSIFLDDEYMVLTFLADSNDCDDRIKNSSEPIMASEESNLYLAIHQLTSCNQEPDVNNYPDWDPAECLDPQMFIKLPDLSEVETNLSPWKRKSVTLVLDLDETLVHSSLEHCDDADFSFTVFVDFKEHTVYVKRRPYLKEFLERVSEMFQVVVFTASQSIYANQLLDILDPDGKIISRRAYRESCIFADGSYTKDLTVLGVDLAKVAIIDNCPQVFRLQVNNGIPIKSWFNDPSDCALITLLPFLETLADAEDVRPLIAKRFDAYVQVK
- the LOC110937388 gene encoding probable phosphatase PSR2 isoform X3 codes for the protein MPSLKMKMKSTMGCLREKNGLHVCQRSSKIFKNSSLQAKSFQEEYQLESFTSNKKDDCVCSEATAQDLRSDETSCCEFFDEESIQDHTKANCSSTVETIFSPIPQSTDNNSEATPSCDGGSEKDLVAPSLEDKDSDSINKNSCEYQSCNVSDFFISDMIVSSSPVDEPTCLPDYGCDESSIFLDDEYMVLTFLADSNDCDDRIKNSSEPIMASEESNLYLAIHQLTSCNQEPDVNNYPDWDPAECLDPQMFIKLPDLSEVETNLSPWKRKSVTLVLDLDETLVHSSLEHCDDADFSFTVFVDFKEHTVYVKRRPYLKEFLERVSEMFQVVVFTASQSIYANQLLDILDPDGKIISRRAYRESCIFADGSYTKDLTVLGVDLAKVAIIDNCPQVFRLQVNNGIPIKSWFNDPSDCALITLLPFLETLADAEDVRPLIAKRFDCSCRNF